The genomic stretch ACGCGGGCGGCCACGAAAGCCGGTCCAACATGAGTCACTTCCTGGCTTGGGCCGGGCGGCAGCTCGGTCTCGACGCGAAGTAGGAACGAGAGCCGCATGCGTCGCGTTTCCGAAGACGCGCGACGACGGCTCTCGAGGAGGGATCGATTTCGACTCCGGTAACCGCGTTCAGAGGCGGTAGTATTGTTCCCAGCCGGCGCGGGGCGGGAGGCCGTCGAGCATGGCGTCCGCTTCGGCGTGGTTGGTGATGCGCCGAGAAACGGGGTCGAAGGTCAGCTTGGCGTTGTAGCGCTGGCTGATGATGCCGAGGGCCATCGTCTGACAAAGCGGGCCGGCGACGGCGAACGACGAGCGGCACTTCTCCTCGCCTTTGCACGCGAGCAGGAAGTTCTTGAAATGGTTCGAGGGGCTGCGGGGCACTTCGGGCAGCTTCAGGTCCGCGGCGGCAGGGCCGAGGATCTGGAGCGTGGAGCCGTGGCTGCCGCCCTTGAAGGTCATGCCCTCACCGTAGATCACCTTGCCCGGAGGCTGGACCTTCGTGTCGATCGTGCCGGAGGACGGCGGGGGAATGTTGGGGTCCACGACCGCGGTCCCCATGTTTTCCGGGAGCGGCGGGAGGTTGGTCAGGCCATCGTACCAGGTCAGTTCGCAAGGCGGCAAGGCACCCCGGGCGGGGAAGCGGAAGGCGAGGGTAGAGGCCTGCGGGAAGATGAACGGGCTCCAGCCTTCGAGCTTCGGCTCGATCTCGGTGGGCAGGCCGAGCCGGAGAAATTCGTGGGCGGTGTCGAAGATGTGCGCGCCCCAGTCGCCGAGCGCGCCGTTGCCGAGGTGGTACCAGGAGCGCCATTCGCCGTTCAGATAGCCTTTGTTGAAGTCGCGGGTCGGTGACGCCGAGAGCCACGCGTCCCAGTCCAGCGCGGCGGGCACGGTCTCGGCGGGGAGCGGGCCGTCCACAGTCATGCCGTGCCAGCGGCGGCGCGAGTTCATGAAAGTCGTGATCTTGGTGACGTTGCGGATGACGCCCGCCTCGGTCCAGGCCTTGAACTGGAAGTAGTTCGCCTCGGAGTGGCCTTGGTTGCCCATCTGGGCGGCGACGCCGTATTTCTTCTCGGCCGCCATCATCAGGGCGATTTCGCGGAAGGTCTGGCCCGCGGGTTTCTCGCAATACACGTGCTTGCCCTGCGACATCGCGAGCATGGCGACGGGGAAATGGGAGAAGTCGGGCGTGGAGATGCACACCGCATCGAACTGCTTCCCCAGTTTGTCGAACATCCGGCGGAAGTCGGTGAAGCGGGGCACGTCGGGGAACTGGCGCAGGATGTCCTGCGTGTGCGGCGCTTCGAGTTCGGTGTCGCAGAGTGCCACGATGTTGGCGAGGCCGGTGGCGTGAAGTTCCTTGACGACGTCGCGACCGCGGTTGCCGATGCCGACGCAGGCGAGGTTGACCTTGTCCGGAGCGGCGGCGCGGACGAGACGCGGGGAGAACGCGGTGAGGGCGGCGGTGGCCAACGCACTCTTCTTCAGGAATTCGCGGCGAGGAAGACGGGACATGAACAGGGGTGGGTTGAAGGTGAGGGGAGCGATTGAGTTCAGTCGGCGGTCAGTTCGCGGATCCGGACGTTGCGGAACGAGACCTCGTCGCCGTGATCTTGGAGCAAGATGTGGCCGTCGGTCCATTCGCCGAACTCGGGAATGATGTTGTACTTACTCTGGGCGACGAGTTCGCGGTAGGCGGCGGAGTGGCGGTCGTACGCGAGGGTCTTTTTCCCGTTGAGATGGAACTCGACCTGCGAGCCCCGGACGACGATACGCGCCTGGTTCCATTCGCCCATGGGCTTCACGACCTTGCCGGCTGCGGCTGGGATGAGATCGTAGAGCGAAGCGACCGTGCGATTGCCGTCGCGGCCGGCCTTGGCGTCGGGATGGCGTGCGTCGTCGAGGATCTGAAACTCCGGTCCGATGGCGGAGCCCAGATTCGTCGGACGGCCGGTGAGCCGGTCGATGGGCGAGAGGTTGGGCTGGACGAAGAACTTGATGCCGCTGTTGCAGCCGGGCGTCATGCGGAACTCCACCTCCAGCTCGAAGCTGGAGTAGCGGGCGCGGGTGACGATGTCGCCGCCGCCGCGAGATTCCTCGCCGCCGGACTTGTGGACGGTGAGCACGCCGTCGGCCAGGGTCCAGCCGTGGGAGGGGAAGTTTTCGCTGCGTACGGAGCGCCACGAGTCGGTACTGTTCTCCGCGAGGAGATCCGTCCAACGGGAATCGGTGCCATGCGCGGCGGTGGAGATGAGCACGAAAGCGGAGACGAGCGGAATGAATCGCATCATGGGGAAGGGAAGGGACCGTGCCTTCTTGAAGCCCGCTCGTCCGACGAAGCAAACAGACTTTAGTCATAGTTCCGATCCGCACCGGATCGGTTCCAAGGGAATTTCCCG from Opitutales bacterium ASA1 encodes the following:
- a CDS encoding Gfo/Idh/MocA family oxidoreductase; this translates as MSRLPRREFLKKSALATAALTAFSPRLVRAAAPDKVNLACVGIGNRGRDVVKELHATGLANIVALCDTELEAPHTQDILRQFPDVPRFTDFRRMFDKLGKQFDAVCISTPDFSHFPVAMLAMSQGKHVYCEKPAGQTFREIALMMAAEKKYGVAAQMGNQGHSEANYFQFKAWTEAGVIRNVTKITTFMNSRRRWHGMTVDGPLPAETVPAALDWDAWLSASPTRDFNKGYLNGEWRSWYHLGNGALGDWGAHIFDTAHEFLRLGLPTEIEPKLEGWSPFIFPQASTLAFRFPARGALPPCELTWYDGLTNLPPLPENMGTAVVDPNIPPPSSGTIDTKVQPPGKVIYGEGMTFKGGSHGSTLQILGPAAADLKLPEVPRSPSNHFKNFLLACKGEEKCRSSFAVAGPLCQTMALGIISQRYNAKLTFDPVSRRITNHAEADAMLDGLPPRAGWEQYYRL